Within Tamandua tetradactyla isolate mTamTet1 chromosome 10, mTamTet1.pri, whole genome shotgun sequence, the genomic segment AGGTAATATTAAACTGAACACTTGAAATTAACTACTTCTTGTTACTTTCTAAGGGAATAGAGTGGCTCACTGAAGTGTTTCCTTCCTAGTCCTGTGAAAGCAGATCGTGAATTCTCTAAAGATCACTTCAGGAAGCATTCTGTCTGCTTATTATGAAACTCCTTCTTCTTGTTGGGACAGCCCCTTCATCTCCACTCCAAGAGAGAATCATCCTTTACTTTTGCGGTGTGATTTAGTGAAATACTATCTCTCTTGAGTTTCTTTACCTCCTAACCAATGCCATTGCTATTTTCATATCCACAAGTAGCTATTTTGTGTCAGTGGCCTTGCCCTCTCTCAGAAGTTAGTTGTTCAGTGGAAGATGAAGAAGCCCTGGGGACAGATTAATGAAACACACCAATTATCTTGAAGGCCAGATACCTTGAAAGGCAATGTGATAGAATAACCAAAATAACCAAGAGAGAAGCAAGGGGAAACCTAGGCTTTGCCGACACTCGACATCAACTTTCTGTGCTATCTTGGGCAGATAACTTAATCACGAGATATGCAAGCTTCATTAAAATGAGTGGCAAGGATTGAATGATCTCTGAGCCCACTTATATGTCTGATATtcagagttaaatgaatattTTGTGACACCATGAGATAGAATTGCTTGTATATTAAGTACACAATGCATCAAGCCAAAGAAAATTGGTTCTGTATTTGGATCAGCAAAGACCTGCGTGATCTTGTAATAAACAAGTGTGAGAAAAGTTATAGAGAACGTGGTTCTCTGTAATTGGTAGCCCCCATGAATAGTGGGCAGTTAAGAAGTTCTGTTGAGTACTCTGTAAGATGCTTAAAGAAAACTGGATGAATTAAAACTTCCAAAATGATGGAGTGTACTAATCATATGTCTCAGTGGTTATTAAAATCATAGTCATGTGTTATATATTCCTGGTGTCATGCTAACATCACGTAGAATGACCATAGATGTAATTTTCCTATGTCACTAAAGGGTTAGTGAAAAGTAATGTTACCCAAAAAACAGCTTCACATGAGGCTGTAAGCTAATGGATCATTCGTTCTTTCTTTCAATGAACACTGGAAAGCTATTACTGTATGAAATACTTAATGGACCATACATATGAATCAGACATATATCTATTTATTGGTAGTTAGTGCACAAATATTCACTCATTCTCTTGCATATGTTCATACAACTGTAATAAATGCTAGAAGTTGGTAAGCACCATGAAGAGGCAGATTAAATACTCAGAAAAGGGAGATATTATACTTGAGAGCATAAAGCAAGACTTttatgaaggaagaaaaatgtaaaatgtgtcTTGAAGGCTAGGTTATATTTGTACATATGGAAACAACAAGTACTAGCAAAGGTAAATGAAGAGGGACTGGAAGATATAACACATGTAACAACATTAACATCAATTGTAAcatctgtgccggtttgaaaggatgatgtaccctagaaaagccatgttttaatactgatccctcttgtggaagcaaccatttcttttcatccttattcagcactgtaagtaagacacttgattagattatctccatggagacgtgacttacccaattgtgggtattaacctttgattacagggagatgtgactccacccattccaggtgggtcttgattagtttactggattcctttaaaagaggaagcattttggaaaaagctacagagccgtgagaaccacagagtccacacagccagagacctttggaaaagaagaaggaatacgccccccagggagcttcatgaaacaaaaaacctggagagaaagctggctgACGtcgccatgttcgtcatgtgcctttccaatggagagaaaacttgaacatcattgaccttcttgaaccaagatatctttctctggtgccttagattgcacatttctatagatttgctttaatttgggcattttcatagccttagaactgtaaatttgcaacttaataaattccccttttaaaagggcattctgtttctggtatattgtattctggcagctagcaagaaGTAACAACATTTAGCACTCACCAGTTGTTTACTATGTATTAACAGTTTTAAATGTGTGGTCTCAGGGGATCCTCTTAAACTCTAAGGAGTTGGTTTTATTAGTATTCACATTTTCAGGTGgggagatgaagaaactgaggcccaaaaaAGACAAGCACCTTGCCCAAACTGTCCTAGTTTAGGAAATATGAGGTTGTTCAGGATTGCTGAAATATGTGGTTGTGACAGGGATGAAGTGAAATACAATCTGAAAGGTTTGTCATGGCTAGACAATAAACAAACTTGAATGTTAGATTCTTTCTGTGAACCCAACTTAGGAAGAACTCAAATGAACtaaataggaagtaaaaagtcaCTTgcttgatgtgtgtgtgtgtgtgtgtgtgtgtgtgtctacttctatatatatatatatatataatatatatatatattaaagttaTGCTCTCTGCATTTTTTATAATGCTCAAAAATTAGCATTCTCCTAGCACTCTCATCAACTTTGAAGCACAGAATGTCAATCACAACCAGATGGAGTGTTAGTACCCATTCTAGTACAACTCTCTATTTATGAAAGTGGGAAAACTGAGCCTGAAAGATAATTAACCTgataaaatattccattcaatttaagttttaaataaagaataaataaatatgtgggTACATGACTACATAATCCAAGCCAATTATTTGCATGTTACTACTGGGAATTCACAACCAAAGAGCATATGAAAACCAAAAATCTCCTGGCACACATATGCTCTATGCACTGCTCAGGAAACAATTAACTTCTGTTCTCTTCTGCGCTTTAATCATAATGGATTCTATTACTCCACTTAGTTGGTGGGCAACCAGATGTACACAAAGCATTTAGCACAGACAGATCCCTTAAGTGAACATGCATTAATTCCTCCTAAAAATCTTGTAAATAAAAGATGTACTAGGACCTCAAAGGATGTTCTGTTTTCACAGAGATTAGTAAAATGGCTTGGATTTTCTCTTGTTTGATCAGCTGTTTAGGAATTAACTTCCACTATGCCgtgttcatatttaaaaatgtgttatccAACACAAATATTTTCTACAAAGTGTGAGGTTCCTCTTGGTTGTTTAAAGGCTGCCATCAGTAAGCTGAGAATATGGGGATTTTTGTTGAgtctatgtttttatatttggttTATTATTTCAACAGCTATGCAGAAATATGATTTATACTTAAAGCATACATCTCCAAAGAGATATCTAATTCAGGACTCTGTGAATtaaattagtattattttaatctcTGTCTTGAGCCATAGTATGTGGTATGTAACTGTGTATGTTTTTATAATGCTAATAATTATAACTAACATTTAGTGAGTATTCTagttattatttgcatttttatttggcTCCCATTTTGATAAAATCAAAAGAACACtttgagggcgggccacgatggctcagcaggtaagagtgcttgcctgccatgcccgaggacccgggttcgatttccggtgcctgcccatgtaaaaaaacaaacaaacaaacaaacaaaaaagaacacttTGAGACATCTCCTTCAATTATGCTGTGATTTTGAGATTGGCCTCCAATACCTTCAATAGTGTAGTTTCCTCTGACATGACGTAACACCTGTTTCTTGCATTACATAGTACTCTCATGCTGGAATTTTGTAGTAAAGATAGCATTTCCCCCTAAGAACAATTATTTAGAAGCTTATTTTCAAGCCAGAGGCAGCCATTTAGCCTTGTTCCATTACAAAGGATTGTCAAAGAAGACAATACAAAAGCAATGCTGTTTTTGTAGATAAATGTTCACAAACTAGAAGCAACTTCTCAGAGCATTATTCGGCTATTCAAGCCAACTTCTGTCTTCTTACTTTTAAATCATTCTTACCttccatttttcatatatattttacatatcaaCCTGGTAGATAGTTGGATATCTCAGCCTGCCTACCTCCAAGCACTAATACTCATTTCCCAGTAGcccaaaatattcttttaagaGTGTTTAATATGTGATTGGTGCTTATAGCAGTTCCTTCCAATAATTTTCattggattaaaattaaaatgcatagaattgtttgaaattatttgtttGAAATGACCCAAACTATAAGGATTACCATTTAAACACTTTATTACAATAGGGAATTGTAAATAGTATGTGTGTGATAATTGAAGTACATGTCTCAAATAATTAGTTTGAAATCACAGCTCAAGTTAATCACATATTAGTGTTCACAAAGAATTACTCAATAAGAAATCAAATTCTTgttttccataattttattttatatttacagtctTCAACTCCAAATGCAAGGGTCTTGCTGAGGATTTGGGGAATTAAGGAAGAGAGACAGCGTTGGAGGAGAGGGATCAGAGGTCTGATGTggataataataactaataaaaCTAACAGGATGTGAATGTCTTCCAGAAGAAATTCTTGCAACCAGCTTTGCGTTCTCGGGGTGCCATGGCTGGATTTGAGTTAGCAGATCTCTGCAGCTCCAGCCTCATTTCATCCTGCTCAGCAGCCTGGGACAAATCTTCGGGCTCCAGAGCATCATTCTCTGTCTGGTTGGGTTCAGACAGCAGCTCTGCCAAGAAGTACTTGGCCAGCTCCTATATCAGGtggaagggagagggaaagagagatagTGAGGTTGAAGATAACAATGACGGATAAGAAGAAATGTTGAAGTCCAGTTTAGGAAAGCAGAGTCAGCCACATCAAAAACCCAATTGCTATGCTGCACACTTTCTGTCATAATTAAAAAACCAGTTAAGGGCATAAAATTAAGAGTAATTTTCATAATCACTGTCAAACAAAAATGCCTCAAAGGCTTACATATTTCTGCAATTATTTTTGCCTCTGTCGACTTACAACAcacagtgagagagagaaagaggaatagCTCCACATTATTAAAGCAGTTTTGCAAAGTTAAAGCATGTGCCAACAGTTTGCTTAACTCAATTTCTGTATTATGAGTTTAAAAGTAGAATTGTTCTTACCGTTTTCACTGAGCCCCCTGTGAGAAAAAAAGACCTCCTACAATCGCAGACATAATCATGTTCCGTCTATAGAGTTCTCCTTAGCCCCTGGCCCACTGCATGAAAGGGAGTGTTTATTTAGATGATAACCGTTTCAGAAGTCCGCTCTTTCAGCACCTGGGTCAGCACCTCCCGTTTGCAGTACCAGGGACAGATTCCATCACCCCTTCCTGCTCAGGTCCTGAATGTCAATGAGCCCACCTGAACTGTGACTGACTGCGTTGctcagggaggaaaaaaaaaaaaaaaaggtaagatggGAGTCTGGACTTCGAAAGTTTTTCTAAGAGCTTTGGGAGATGAGGGACCCTGAAAAGCACCAAGACTCTTGAGGACGACAGTCTATGGGAGCTGGCGCAAGGATAAGTGTGGGCTGAGACAGAGGGAAAAAGAGGTCGTCGAGGGACTCTCCTTACCTGCTTCCCCGCAGCAGCAGCCAGGGACTTCTGCAGAAATTGACGGAGTCTGGGGTCCGAGGGCGCGCCGGCGACCCCGCCCATGGCCAGGACGATGGAAAGCGCGGCCAGCGCGCACTGGACGCGGCAGGACAGCATCTCGGCGACGCCGGGGAAGCCGAGCTAGAGGGCGGATCCTCAAACTCAAGATGCGGTTCCGCAGACAGCAGCGACGGCTCTGCACCTCGCAGCTCCTGAAGCGGCTTGGGCTCTCTCCACCGTCTCCCCGCTTTTTAAACTCTGTCTCTGACGTCAGACTAGGAGGCGCCCCCAGATTTCACCAGCGCTTTTACGCATCATTAGCCTCGCAAAATCAATCACGAAGCGAGAGGAGGCTACACGATCTGAAGTggcttacttaaaaaaaaaaatcccgcaCATGCATGGTTTCACACATGCCACGGTATCTATGCAATCTTTTATATTCACTCAGTGCTATGCACATACACATTCTGTAatttcacacacatgcacgtACACATGTGCACACTCAATACATACAAACAGAACCCAACGCAATCAGCCCTCACGGAGGTATACGCACTGTCACATATGGCTGCATACACATACATGTACCCAGACAACTCCAACTGTCACCATACTCAAACATTTTGGGAGGCCAAACAAACGCAAAGGAATATGTGTAGGGCCAATGGAGACTCAGAATCATTCCTCTAAGAACAGAGCTGAGGATGGAATGTAAATGTCAGACAAGTCTAAACCATTTTCTCTTCCTCCGTTATCTATGTGAAAAGTATTGCATGTGatgatgtaaaaaacaaaacaaaacaaaataccctTCACTTTTCCCTATAGTTGGGAAGAGAGAGCTCCCTCTTtctcagcagctgagagatttctgGTCTCTCTGCCTTAACACTGTGGCAAAAACTACCCCCAAAAAAGTGAGATCAGCTTCACTTTGGTGCCTTGAAACTTGGATTTGAAAGGCAATCTCAGAAATCATCTACTGAACCTGAGTCATTGAACCCTAAAAACAGGCAGGGAATCGCTCTGGCCCGCATTCCACAGTTAGAACTGGGGCCAGACCTCCACTTCCCAGGCTAGGGTTCTTTCCACTCCACTCTGAGTTTTCAAATAGATTTCTGGCCAAAGGAGAAGTTCGAGGTCAGGGACCCTCAGTCCGGACCTGTGAAAATTCAAGAAATCCCTGAAAATATGTGAGCAATATTGTGTGTCTATATGTGGGGTAAGGATCAACAGACTCTCAAGCAGATGGAGCTCCCCACGCCACCCtgccccatacacacacacacacacacacacacacacacacacactcaaatgcTCCCATAGAATTCTGGTTATGGTCTATTTAAGTGTTTGCTGCCCATCTCAGAGTTTTAGCAGCTTTTCCTGAAATCTATCAAGAAAGGACCAGCTGATATCCTGGCATGGACTAGATGATCCCCAAGGACCCACCAAGGGATGACAAATTATGAGTTTCAAGAAAATCTGTATTAGCCAGAAAGATATTCCTCATCTACAGAAACCTAGTGAAGCACAGAATTTGGATAATCTTGTCACCAGTCACACATGATGTATTGGAACATTCTGAACACAGACCAAAACCACAGTATGGAGAgatgggaagggaggggagagtcCTGAGTGTCTTGGATATTGTCACCATTCCCTTTTGTGAATCTCTAAGTCAAGACAAAGAGAGGATACACAGCAAGGGGAGCTAAAACTCCCACAGCCTGATAAATCCAGGCAAGTCTATgtacaaaataaggcatcaaaaAGTCAtctatggggcgggccgcggtggctcagcgggcaagagtgcttgcctgccatgccggaggaccccggttcgattcccggccccagcccatgtaaaaaacaaacaaacaaacaaaatataataaaataagaaaatgtttaaagatgtttccctttcttccttccttccttctctgtctttccttcccttcctccctctctctaaaaaaaaaaaaagtcatctatGTATTAGAATACTTTGAGAGAGCAAGGAACTGGGAGGGTGGAACCCCAGATCCAATAAATAGCTGCTATGTTCTCTGTATATCTGTGAGCCCTCCTTGGGCTCTAAGTGTTCAGAGTTTAGCTACAGTAAGCCAACTGTCCTAGGGCAATATTCTCCACCCAAGACTTGGCCCTTGGCACCCATCACTGAGTAGGCAAAATTTGCTTCTCTAAAATAAGAGCTGACAAAGGATAAATGGCAGCTCCGCCATCTTGCCTTATGCTCTAGGAtctctgcttccttccttcccagaCTCCTGCTCCACTCTTTCTTCATCCTTgtcttcctcctctcctctttctcatctctcctctttctccttttctttaaacATCTTCTGACTTTCCCTCTCAGAATCTTCCTTGTTCAATCCTTCTTTTGTCTTCTCTCTACATCCTCaatcctctttttaatttttttcctctccccaAT encodes:
- the SST gene encoding somatostatin yields the protein MLSCRVQCALAALSIVLAMGGVAGAPSDPRLRQFLQKSLAAAAGKQELAKYFLAELLSEPNQTENDALEPEDLSQAAEQDEMRLELQRSANSNPAMAPRERKAGCKNFFWKTFTSC